The segment CTTTCCAGCCTTGACATGAAACCAGGCGCTGAAACTCGGCTCTGGGCTGCAGATGGGAACCTCTAAAGGCTGAAGCCTGAACTACACGTGACGCCCATTCCAGCAGTCTGTCTGGCTGTGGGCCTCTGTCCTGGTCACAGAGCTGGCCTCTGGTAGGACCTGATCTCCAGCTGCAGGCTTCCcaaaccacctccctccccagcaagAGAGCTTCCAGAAACCACAGCCCTTCTCGGCTAAGGTCAATTGAGAGAGAGTTACTTCTGGCCAACTCGTCCTCAACAAGTGGATTCCCAACTTTTCAACGGAAGGGGAGGGCTGAGAGATGACCCTGCTGACCCTGGCGAGGTCAAGCATGCCAGGACTGACACCACGTGGGTCGGCCCTTACCTTGTCCATCCTGTCCTGCTCCACGCCAAACTTCCCTCCGTAGCCAGGAGAGGCTTTGGGTCCCATTTCCAGCTCTTTCTCCCTGAGGGTCTGGTGTTCTTGAAACACATTCTCCCGCAACTTGTGGATACttgggagggaagagatggaagACGAACAAATCGGTCACATAGACAGCCAAGACATGCGTCTGTGCTTTCTGGAAGGACCGACAAGGACGTTATCTCTGCAATCTGTGAGGTGTCATTCCCCGGTGGCTCCCCAGCCCGGCCTCCCTTGTGTTCACTTTACTGCACCTCCAGCTGCCCCCAACTCCAGCAGTTTTCAGAGTCAGAAGCAGGTTAATGGGGACAAAAGCAAGCCTGAACACACACAATGAGGCATCTCCAAGCCCCTACAGAACCTGGGGCTACGACGTGGACAGCATTCCTCCACGTGGAGGACAGCTCCCGGGGTTCACAAGACACATGAACCGGGAGAGTCAGTTCGATAAACGTCACCAGAGGCAAATGGGAGACAAAGCCAACAGGCTTGCACCCGGACGACCCTAGGCCAGGAACCAAGAGATGTGGAATATTCAGATGGTTTCTCTCAACATGAAGCAGCCCGGCTTTCCATTCAAAGGTGAAGTGAGAGGCTTATAGAACTTAAGCTGTAAAAGTTATTTTCACTTTAAGCGCTAGGAGCAGCGGAACAGATCACAAGATGCAGCCAGAACCGGGCAGGCCAGACAGCTCTCACCCAAGGTAGCCGAAGGACACCTCACTGCACATCCGCATGGCAATCCCAGACGTACGGCTTAGAACACCAACCAGGACTGGCCACCTCCCAAGCCCCTGATGTGCTGGGGATGAAGGCTATCTACACTTCCCTACAAGAAAATAAGCTACCCCGGAGGTGGCGAGTTAAGACGGGCCAAGTCAGGGACAATCCTTGCTTCGTGCAGTCTCCTATCTCGACCTTCATGAGAACATGAAGTTCAGGATTCAGCTCACGGGATTCAACTGACAACAACAGAATAATCACATTATAACAAAATAATACACATTAAGCAGggggtgtttttgatctcagGTCTTCAAAGACAGCCCATGCTTTAGAAATCTCCCTCCGCAGAGAGAACAGCTTAAGAGACTGTGTTTCTCGATGAAAACTACAAGGTTGAAAACCAGACTGGAGAGTAAGAAGTACAGCAGTCACGGGCAATGAGGATTTAAAGTCACTGAGCACATCTTTACACACGCACGTACACAAACACTTACGTATATACATGTCAGACCTCATTTTTATCTACTGTGTAAACAAGGGACCAGACAACACAGAAGCAGGGCCAGCCCACAGAAGCAGGGCACTCGTGCTGACCAGCGGGGAGCGtgccccacctcaccccttcACATTTCAGAATGTCACTTTCACACAAAGATCGAGAAAGTCTCTTACTTGATGTGTTCCCGGTGCCCAGATAATGGCACGGCCTTGGCCCCCCATCTCTGCTCTTTTTCACTTACGtcattctgaaaaggaaaagaaagaatgaggaCACCCCACATCCTGGATTGTAAAACAGCCCTCCACCCACGCACCCACCCAAAAACCTGGGAGGATCCACTTCAGGAGACGGGAAAGGTGGGCAGACTGGCGGCTCCTACCACAAAATCGGGGGCAGTCCTCCCAAGTGTTGGCTCCCCCGTCGTCCGGGGTGATGGACACAGTGTGGCCGGCCGAGGCTTTCCACATCTGGAAGAGCAGCACTGAGGGTCGCAGATGCCAGGAGAGCCCTGCCCAGAGACCTACACAGATGCTCTGCCCACAACCCCAAAaccctggacagcacagggagggcagggagctATGTGCTCAAGAGGGCCACTCATGGGAcatccctgggggtccagcagctaagactccttgctcccaatgctgcgggcccagattcaatccctggtcaaggcactagattcccacatgccagaaccattaaaataaaaaaaggtcaCTCATAATCCCCGTGCCTGAGTGACACCGGAAGGATCAAAAGAAACCTAACATGAGAGCAGTCACAGGGCACAAACACAGAAGAAATACTCCTAGCTACAactcaaatgacaaaattttctggaaaataaaaaaagtccCGAGTGCTACTTCACTCAGTGGGAACCTCCCGGACTAGGTCTCCTGACAACAGTGTTGTCCAACACTGGGAATGCGCTGTCGCCAATGGAAAAGTCTGCtgcattttatcacaatttttttttaaagcaccattttgacttaaaaataattactggaAACCCTACAATGATTTTCTTAACTTAGACTCTGACAAGTCAATAAATCATTCAAGGGCTGCTTTACCATCTACTTGGGGAAACGCAGACACAGAGAATGCCAACTTCTGTGCCAGGCAGCCCCGAGGCAGGCCGCCCTGCCTCCTCAGCAGACCCCTGAAACACGGGAATTTATTGGCTCAGACAACAATGACACAGCCTCGCAGCCGGACCATGCTGCTCTTTGCATAACTGCAAAGGCAAAATCTAGCCTTTCAGGACTTCAAAAGAAAGCGATGAAGAATGGTTTCATTCTCCTCAGAACTACTCATAAAACTGCACACAGGCCAGGAAGAAACTGAAGGCTTGTTTGAACGCAACCAGAAGCCCCAACCCTGGTTTCTGAGCTGAGGACACTGCCAGTCTCACTTGGTGGGGCCAcatgctctgtgctctgtgtggATCCAAACAGGACGGGAGCCCTTCGCAGGCCTGAGAGTCCCCCAGGCAGCTCCACCTGAGCCCCAGCTCCTATAGGCCACAAGTCCAAGATGGTGGCGGGGATGGATCGAGGAGAAAAGCTCTGATTCCCAGATTGGACTCCTGCCACATCCCTTGGGCAGGGAAGCATGTGCCACCAGGTGGGCAGGATCAACGCAGTCCCCTGGACACTGTCCCACCGGGACCCTTGCTCCCCTCTGATTAGGTGAAGCAAGGCAGGAAGCGCCCAGACACAAACTGCTTTGGGCACAACCTTTGGGAACCGACAGACCGGCTCAGCACCGGCAGGCATAACCAGCATGCCTGTTCACACATGGAGACACAGTTGCCTGAAACCCAAATGCTCTGCCCTAAGCCTCTGCCTCCCCAAGTCAAGACTGCCCGTGGTACCACACTGGCCTGAGAAGGGGCTGCCCACCCACAGGACTCCGGTTGCCTAGTGGTCTCCTCAGCCAGTGAGGGGACGGTCGGTCATGCAGAAGGACAGGGTCTCCAGCGAGATGCACTCCCCACCCAAGGACAAGGTGAAAGCCGCGTCCTGGCCTGTGGCTTCTCCACGCTGGCGTCACAGAAGTCGCTGGGCCCACTCTCCACCCGTCTCTCCAGAAGGCAGCCTCACTCGTGGGCAGGTGAGCACTGGCCGGTTCGCCCCCGCGTCATGGCCAcaggctccccactcccccaTGGAACAGGAAGAAGGGGCCAGGTGGCTGCCCCAGGGGGAGGTGCCCCGAGTCCTCCACTCCAGAGTCCTGTGGAATCCCCTCTGCTTTCTAGACCACAGGCAACACCAAAATTGCCTTTATGTTTCAAACAAGAAAATTTCCTCCCAGAAAGTTATCGTCCCTCTCTCTGCAAACCCAGTGAGAAAACACCCCTCGCGTTCCTTGTCCAAGGGGTTTCCCTGCCTGCCCAGTGGAGCATATGAGCACGCTCACGGTGCACAAACCTTTCTTCTCCAGGTGCAGATTTGAGACGCTCAGAAAACGCTGCTGAAAACGCAGTAATCCAATGAAGAATTCCCAGGCACTGGGGAGAGTTTCTGTCTGTAAAAAGATTAAGAGTAAAAAGCTCAGAAGGATATGTGCTGACAGGCACCCTGGGCCAATCTTTGTGTGCTGAGATCCTTTTAGAATACCTCTGAAATCCTCCCCAACATAACAAGGTTTTGTAAagaaatttgtatttccctaaccAAAGACTTCAACTAACTTTCAGCCACAGTGAGAAACTACAGGAAATAACCAAAGACTTCAACTAACTTTCAGTCACAGTGAGAAACTACAGGAAATAAAGAAGTTCCATAAGATTTACAACTGTATGAAGTTTCTTCTTaatgcaaacagaaatcattgCTTCAATGGCTAGTGTACATTTTTGTTTGCTAAAATCCTGAGAGCTTTCCATTTCTGGTTCATCCTAATTTATTCTGCGATACAATTCTATtactctgggtgtgtgtgtgtgtatgtatgtatatatatatacacacacatatatatatatatggcttccctggtggctcagacagtaaagaagctgcctgcaatgcgggagacccaggttcaagccctggatggggaagagtcCCCAGAAgaatgaatggcaacccactccaatatttttgcaggcaaatttccatggatagaggagcctcgcgggctacagtccatgaggccacagattcggacatgactgactgactaccaTTCTCACACTTTCATATAGATGTATGTATGAGAAGCACTCCCTAAAGGGATGGTGACATGACTGGGCTAGAACTCAGAGCAGTGACTGCTATCGGAAAGTGAAGAATGGTGACTCGGGGCGCAAAAGAGAAGCAAGCTGCGTCTCTAATGAACAGGTACGGTTACTTCATAAGACCAACACTCCAATTCTCCGAGCCACCAGCTCAGCACCTCTCCCCTAAAACCACAggatagctctgactagacaccGCACTGCTAGACATTACACATGAATAGAATCCCCTTGTTCCCAGGACCAGACTTGTCACAGGAATACACCGTCTGTGCTGACGTGTGGCCTGGCATTCACTAGCAACCAGACAGAAGATGCTCTGCTGGCCTTCCTCAATTCTGCCTTTAGAAATCCTAACCTGTGTAGGTTGCTTAGTACATTCTGAGTACTGCAGTTATCATCCAGCATCTATGAAAATCTTGCCAAGGGTAGCTAGTGATAGGCTCAAATCTATAATAATCTATTCcctctcaatatttttaattaaaaaaatcataaaaacaactctttgaaaaattaaaggctttttttttttttaatccaaagatAATGTCTCtggacccctacctcacaccacacacaaaaattaactggaaaaaatgaatcaaaaagCTAAGTGTCTGAACTAAAACtattaaattcttagaaaaaaaaataagcatagaTTTTCATCACCTTGAATTCAACAACAGACTTTAGATGCTTTGCCGtcaccaaaagcacaagtgaaaacagaaaaaaacaaattggacaaaattttaaacttttggctTCAAAAGACACCCATCAAAGTTAACATTATTTATGGAATGAGACACTATTTTCAAATCatctatccagaatatataaagaactcttacaagtcaataataaaaaggacaaataaccacatttttaaatggggaaaggatctgaacagacatttctccaaagacatacaaatgggtGATAAGCTTCTGAAAAGACAGTATCAAACCATtaagggaatgcaaatcaaacccgACTTTTAGGACACCACTCCACATGTTCCAGGGTGGCTATagtccaaaaaacagaaaacaagtttggTGAAGGCGTGCAGAAAGCAGAAGGCTCTTATGCTGGCggtggaaatggaaaatcaaagaatCTGACAGTTCTTCCAAAGGTTAAAACACAGAGGTGCCACAGATCCCAGCAACTCCATTCTTAGGTATTGAGAAAACTTGTTCACAGAGCATCACTCCCAACAGCCCAAAGTGAAAAGAACCCAATATCCTTGTGAAGTGATAGACATGCAGCAGGTGGTCTATCCAATCAATGGAATGTTACTAATATCTGACGATAAAAGGAGTTAAGTACTGACATCCACTACAACACGGACAACGCTTTACAAATCCTATGCTAAGTGAAGAAGCCGGACACAGAAGACCATACATTATACAGGCCCATTTCTATGAGTGGCCAGATCTGGTAAGTCTACAGCGAGAAAAAGTAGACTACTGGTTGCCTAGTGGGGGTGAGGGAACATGATAAGGTTTCTGAGGTGATGAAACCACCAACGCTGAGTTAGCCGTCCACGTGCCCACCCTCTCCAGTGTAGCAGAGGAAACAGGTCTCACACGGCCCACTCTCCACACCACCATTGCCCAGAGGACTCCCTTcgcacccctgcctcctgcacagtcAAAGAGGAGACCTCTGATGGACAAGGGCCCCAGGACGGCGCAGCCCACTGCAACACAGGGCAGACCCCAGGGATCCTAACTTTCTCTCTCAACCAGGCGCTTGCCCAGCCCCTGCTGCACTGCACGGACCAAAGATCACAATCACCAAGGACTCCATGCAAGTGAAGTTTTCACAGTATGTTTCTCAAAATGCTGCAAGGAAAAGGCCATGGGGGACACACTGCCAGTTACTGAGGGGGGTATGGAGCAGAGCATCAAAGACAACCCGCACACCCTTGCCATCTCGGGTCTGGGAACACTTTCCACACAGAGAGGCGCgggccagcctccagaaccagcTCCCGGACTCAACCGCCTTCAGGCTCTGCCCAGCGCCGGCCAGCGGGGCGGTGGGGCGAATCACGCGGTCGGCACCGGCGGGTTAAGCCCCTAGCGAGCTCGGGGGCCAGGTCGCCGCAGAGCCAGCGGGGCGCGCTCGCCCGGGACACCTCGGAGCTCTGCCCAGCGGGAAGTGCGTTCCTCACCCCCGCTCCCCCCCGGGCCAGACGCGGAcagattccaggcagaggaagcccTGTCCCTCTGGCCCCAGACCCTCTGCAGGGGCACCAAGCTGCCACAAGAGTGACTCCCTTCCAGGTGACTCCCAGCCCGCACCCTGAGGGGCTGTTCCCAATCCAGAGCCGCTCCACTCTGCCGCCGCGCTGGTCGCTGCCTTTCCACTGACCAGGCTGCAATATCTCCCCATCGCTGTGGGcccgggagctgggagggagctgggagggagccgCCCGCCCGGCCTTCGAGagaccccggcccctccccctcgGCCCTCCACCACTTGACCTCCGGAGTACCAGACCCTCTCCTCCCCGGAGGGCTCCTCTCTTTCCCTAGACCCTCTAGGctctccgccccctccccctAACCCTCCAGGTTCTGGACCCCCTCCCCGGGGCTCCCCGCTCTTCCCGGTACTCTCTGGGCCCTTGGCCCCCTTCCCCGAACACTTGGGGCCCGGCCTCTCCCCAACCCCTTCCTCCCGAACCCCGGGTCCTGCACCCCTCCTGGAGGGCTCCTCTCCTATCCTAGACGCCCTCCTCAACTCTCTGGCCCCTTCCTCTCAGGAGCCCGGGCATCCTCCCCTCAGACCCCGGACCCTCCGCCCCAGCCACCTAAGGACCGCGCACCCTGACCCCTCAGGCTCCGCCCCTTTCCGTTCCCCCAGCCCGCCCCCCTTTCTCCAAcctcattcccctccccaggacTTCCCTCAGGCCTGGTCCCGTCCCCTCAGTTCCCGGCCCATCCACGTCCCTCAGCCCCCCAGTCCCCTTCTCTCAGCCCCcggctcctccccttccctcagcccccggctccttcccttcccctcagctCCTCGTTCCCCTACTCTTCTCTCAGCCCCCGGCCCCTTCGCTCAGGCCCTTGTTCCTCCACTTCCCTCAGTCCCCCGGTCCCCTTCCCTCAGGCCCGGCCCCTTCCCCTCACACCCCCGGTCCCTTCCTGAGAGCCCCGAGCCCCCGTCCCTCAATCCCGGCCCGCTTCCTCAAGCCCGGgcccttccctcagcccccggCCCGCCCAGCCCCTTCTCTGACCTCCGCCCCCAGCCCAGGGAAGCCTCGCCCCCGCTCCCCCCCGCGCGCGAAACCGCCAGCGGAAATGCGACGAAACCGCCGCTTTCTTTCCATTTCGGGACCTGGGGGCGCCCAGGGACCGCAGCTGAGGAACAAGCCCGTCCCTCCACCCGGCGGAGGCCGAGATCACTCACCGACGCCCAGGGTCCATCTGGCCCTGCTCGACACTGCCCAGCCACCGCCGCGCCCGCCGCGCCCGCCGCTCCGGAAGACGAGCTCTGGTTCTGCCggaaggggtggggctgggtgaggTCAGGCTACAGCAGTGGGAGAGGCGTGAGGTCAGCCTGGGGCAGTTGGTGGCCTTCCTGCGCAGGTCAGGGCAGAGCCGCCGGCCTGAGAatgagggcgctgctgagcccaggggttgaCAGCGCTGGTTCCTGCTGTGGTCCCAGAACTCCACCTGAAACCGGAGGGAAGCCGTCTGCCCGTGAGTCCTCTGCTGCTTGTCTGTCAGCTTGTGTGAACCACGCTGGTTTTCGCCCCCGCTGGCTGTTTTGACCCtggaaatgcaactgtgtgggttttggctgaTTCAGGGAAGAAATGCCAGATGACACTTGGAGACTCCAGTTTAATCTGGATTCAAGTCatatctcttttttttgttttttgcgtTTTCtcaatgagtttatttatttgtggttgtgcagggtcttcatgctgtgtgggcttttctctagctgcggcgagcaggggctgctctccagttggcGGGGcgtaggcttctcactgcagtggctcctcttgttgcagagcaggggttcTGGTGCCCACAGACCTCAGTACTGTGGCTCCCACGCTCCAGAGCGCCGACCCAGAGGCTGTCATGCATGGACTCAGCTGGTCTGCCatctggggtcttcccagacaaGGGGTGGAACTCGCgacccctgctttggcaggggggcgattctttaccactgagctgccaggaaagccctcagGCTATTTTAGATTCTAGTTTTCCACGCTCCTATCTGGTGAGAGAGGCCTGGGAGCTGACAGTCCTCAGCcacagtcctggctctgccatcaaAAGCGCCGGGGATCTGGCAAGCGCCTGCTcctccctcagtcgtgtctgaccctttgcgaccccacggaccatagcccgccaggctcctgtccatgggatttcccagggaagactactggagtgtggtgccatttccttctacaagatCATAtctcttgaaagtgaagtgaaagtccatcattcgtgtccgactcttgcgacctcatgggctatacaatccatggaattccccaggccagaatactggagtgggtagcctttcccttcttcaggggatcttcccagtccagggaatgAATCCAGGTCCCTGCATagcaatcagattctttaccagctgagccaccatgaagccaccagagatgcccatgaatactggagtgggtcgcctgtcccttctgcagtggatcaggattcccgacccaggaatcacaccgggtctcctgcatggcaggagaattctttaccagctgagctatcagagaagcccagtatGTCTTAAGGCCAGCTATTCACTGATATCTGTGAAGGCCAGCTATTCTTTGTAGGATTTCCCTAATTAGTCTTCACAGGATTAAGGTAGCAACCTGCTAAGGTCGCAATTGATGCCctttttctagaaaagaaaagtgGGGCTCAAAGGAGTGGGTAACACAGCTACAGCAAGGAAGTGTGTACCTAGACAAAACCCCCAGATTCTGCTATTAGAACTCAGggaagccatgtggtgtggcttGTTCATGTGACAAGGGCTAAGGCTCCCAGCCCACCGTGGATGCTGTGGGGACCCGATTTGGTAACTGCCCTCTGGCAGCTCTGAGACTCACAGAAGCAGTTTGCACTGAAGAGAGGAAGAACACGTCCCTTCAtcctccccaccacaccctctGGGTACTCCCACATCCTGCCCCCTTTCTCTTGCTTTGTGAGGGAATAAGAGTGACGCTCAGGTGACCACATTGGCTGTCCACTGTTCACGAGGTACCAACTGGAGCTGCTACAGGAGAGGCCAAGAGCCTTTGCCCCTGAGTACCTCTCTTTCCTTTGCGCTGTGGGGGCCCTGCTCCACACTTGCACACCAGAGGCCTTTTCTGAGACATGCAGGGAACCTCCCTCAGTTTGCAACAGGTTGCATCGATCGCTGTCCATTCAATGCCTCCCTTGAAATTCAGCTCATGAGCTCCGTTGTCTGCATCGCGGCCCACCTGGCTGCCACAGGAGggacagagctgacaatgaaTCCAAAGCTCAGCTCTGACAGCTGGGAATCTGTGTATAAAGGACCTGATTATTCACGCTGTAGAGGCTGTAGTAGGCTCCAGGGATCCGTAACCAGGGCTTGGGCCAAAGTGACTCCACAGCTGTTTTAATGCCTGGGGAGGGTTCTGGCtatagtgggggtggggtgagtgtcctgaggttctgaaggcccactgtgtGTAGGTTCACggcacacagagaagagaaggcggAGTCCTGCCCTGGAGGTGGTCACAGCTCATGGACGAGCcagccaggcaggcagggcaCGATAGCACCTGATCTGACTTCGTGAGTGAATGGTgtgggggcagaggaagagacCCAGGTCTGCTCCCTTATGTGGTGCCCGGGGAAGGTTGTCATCAGACTAAACACTAACTATGGTGATGACCATCACTGCTGTGTGCAAAGGGTTTACATTGGTGTGTGTCTTCATCTGAGCGCTCAGGCTGTCTCTAGACAAGACTGGCCATGGGCATTGCCTCTCCTTCGAACTTGACATGTTTCATCTCTTCCTTCCTGAACATTCATTTCCAAGAGGGTTTTTGGGCCACAAGGATATTGGGATTTTCTCTAGCTTTGTCTCAGGAGGAACGCGTTTCCAGTTGTTGGTGTGGTTTGTTTTTCCCGCTGtctttcttggtttattttgtgAATTTGTTTCTGCCAGAGGAATAGCTCAGAATCTGCCTTCTGGCTGAGATGTGACACTTACAACAGCAAAGCCTACCTGGATATCATGACCACATTTGCCGAAAGGGCTTTGTTTTGCAGAAGACCTCTTGAAAGTACCTACACGGTCCTTTcagaagtgaaattaaaaaaaagaattctcaatTTTAGTCTTACAATATGTggggagtcaggaaaatcccctggagaagggaaacactacccactccagtattctggcctagagaattccatggagtatatagtccatggggtcacaaagaatcagacagaatcGGAGGACTGAACTACAACAGCAGTGAAGCTTCAGCGTTTGTCAAACAGAGACACCAACACTATTTGCATGACTCTGTGCGTGTTCaggtgctcattcgtgtccgactctttgcagccctgtggactgtagcccccaagatcctctatccgtggaatttttcaggcaagaatactgaaatgggttgccatttcctccgccaggggatcttcccgacccagggtttgaacccgggtccACTCCAGGTCCTACATTGCCTGGCGggttcttttctgctgagccacctgggaaacaagtCATTACATCCCTGGCTTATGCTAAAGTGCTTCACTTAGCGTCTGGTACTCGGGAAATTCTCACTGGTGATGTGAATATTCAGTCATCTATCATTATTGCTCATAAAATAATGGAATGGCCGTGCtcacaaaggagaaagaagagcctTTCCAAGTCCAATCAAATCCTTCGCCacacatatcttttttaaaacttctgacgTTGAAATAAACATGAAGCATAAAGACATTGGTTATGGCCACCAGAAAAGATCGAGTCGTCCTAATAAGTGACAAGGCTTCTCCCGGTTCCAACATGCATGCATTGTTTCCCCGGCACGACCCAGCACTTCTCTGACAGCAGCTGGGGGTCCTGCAACTTAACTCAGTGTGGACACTGCCTATCTGGGGGTAGTGCCAGACCCCACAGGTTAAAGGCCCAGCCCTACGAGACCCTCCCACCACTCTAGCCATCATTTGCAAGCCCAGATTGTCACCTGCACCTAGACCCACCGGCTACCCATTCAGAGGTTCTAACGACTTTGGGTTCTATTCATttgtggtcagggaactcagagaaacatgttGCCTACTAGGTCACAGCTTTAATGTTAAAGGTAATAAACTCAGAAACAGCACATGGAAGGGGATGCACAAGACAGGCTGTGTGGAGGGGAGGCACAGAACTTCAAGCTCTCCAAGCCCCGCTTTCCCCAAATCTGCGTGTGTTCATCAACCCAGAAGCTGTCCAGACCCTGTTTGGGGGTTTTTATGGAGGAGTCATCACACAAGCACAgttgattaaatcactggctgTTGGTGATTGCTTCAACCTGAAGCCCTTCTGGCTTGCCCAGacgtggtggggggaggtggtgtgggggaggggctggaagtTCCAATCCTCTAACCATGTGCTTCGTTACCCTGGCAAGCAATGCCCCCCTTTCGAAAGGAGGCACCCTCGGAACAGTCACCTCATTCACCTACCAAGAGACACCTTGACTGCTGTCCCCACTTAGGAAATTCCCAGAGtgaggagctctgtgccaggagtgggggacaaagaccaaaaatatatttcttattatcagTACAAATCACAACATCACAGTGACCCCAAATTTCAGTGATAATTTGGTTCTATAGCCTTAAAAGTTTTTCAGCAGTTGATTGgaccttttttaaacaaaaattaggGGGGGCAcacctcgaggcttgcagggatcttagttccccaaccagggactgaacccacactccctgcatagGAAGGCAGAGTGTTAACTGCTGGgtcaccagcgaagtccctgaTTGGGCCTTTTTTAGATAAAACTGTTACCGTGGCATAAACTAAATGGTTCAAGATTTCAAAAAGCTGGCGCTGAGCATGGGCCATCTTCCTGTGGTGTCTTCAGATCATAACCGACTTTTCCATGGCCGCTGCAGCCCCAAGCTTTCCCCTGAGATGAGTCAGGCCCCAGGAAGCCTGTTGCCTTCCCCTGCTCTATTCAGGGGCTGCCGGGCACAGGCAGCGTGCGGGGTGTGCGCGAGTCTAGCCAGCACTATTAGCGGACAGATGCCCGGGATGACTCATTCCTGGGGTGCTCTGATTACAAGAAGTGAGAGGGTTTGGAGAACAAGATGGCCTAGGAGAGAGCCCAGCCCCACCACCTTGCCCATTTTGAAACGAATTTGGGGCTTATGCGTCTTCCCCAGGGAGAAAGAAATCCATGGACTCCAATTGGATACTCAAACAATAACCCCCAATTATGAAGAGTCTTAAAGTGGGATTTCTCAGCCTTGGCGTTGCTGGCATTTGATTTCTTGCAGCATTCCTAAATACAACCAGAAATGTCCTCAGATGTCACCAGTGTCCCCGGACCTCAACATGAGGGCCAGCTGGACAGGCTTGACCAGGAGCAGggatgaataaaatgaaagttgctcagtcatatccaactctttgcgactccatggactatacttatagagtcgatggaattctccaggccagaatactggagtgggtggcctttcccttcaccagggaatcttgccaatgcaaggatcggacccaggtctcccgcattgcaggcagattctt is part of the Cervus elaphus chromosome 16, mCerEla1.1, whole genome shotgun sequence genome and harbors:
- the LOC122710285 gene encoding src substrate cortactin-like isoform X4; this translates as MGRYCSLVSGKAATSAAAEWSGSGLGTAPQDRNSPQCLGILHWITAFSAAFSERLKSAPGEERCGKPRPATLCPSPRTTGEPTLGRTAPDFVNDVSEKEQRWGAKAVPLSGHREHINIHKLRENVFQEHQTLREKELEMGPKASPGYGGKFGVEQDRMDKSAVGHEYQSKLSKCCLQVDSIWGFGGECGVQLDRVDQKHILGN
- the LOC122710285 gene encoding uncharacterized protein LOC122710285 isoform X3, with the translated sequence MGRYCSLVSGKAATSAAAEWSGSGLGTAPQDRNSPQCLGILHWITAFSAAFSERLKSAPGEERCGKPRPATLCPSPRTTGEPTLGRTAPDFVNDVSEKEQRWGAKAVPLSGHREHINIHKLRENVFQEHQTLREKELEMGPKASPGYGGKFGVEQDRMDKLSAMSISQSSPSAACRLTPSGGLEASVVSSWTEWTRICSCPWSL
- the LOC122710285 gene encoding uncharacterized protein LOC122710285 isoform X1; translation: MGRYCSLVSGKAATSAAAEWSGSGLGTAPQDRNSPQCLGILHWITAFSAAFSERLKSAPGEERCGKPRPATLCPSPRTTGEPTLGRTAPDFVNDVSEKEQRWGAKAVPLSGHREHINIHKLRENVFQEHQTLREKELEMGPKASPGYGGKFGVEQDRMDKSAVGHEYQSKLSKCCLQVDSIWGFGGECGVQLDRVDQNLLMSMESVMPPDHLILCCPLHLDRTEHLPTKKLFKNQKGQL
- the LOC122710285 gene encoding src substrate cortactin-like isoform X5 is translated as MGRYCSLVSGKAATSAAAEWSGSGLGTAPQDRNSPQCLGILHWITAFSAAFSERLKSAPGEERCGKPRPATLCPSPRTTGEPTLGRTAPDFVNDVSEKEQRWGAKAVPLSGHREHINIHKLRENVFQEHQTLREKELEMGPKASPGYGGKFGVEQDRMDKSAVGHEYQSKLSKCCLQVDSIWGFGGECGVQLDRVDQVWSS
- the LOC122710285 gene encoding uncharacterized protein LOC122710285 isoform X2 is translated as MGRYCSLVSGKAATSAAAEWSGSGLGTAPQDRNSPQCLGILHWITAFSAAFSERLKSAPGEERCGKPRPATLCPSPRTTGEPTLGRTAPDFVNDVSEKEQRWGAKAVPLSGHREHINIHKLRENVFQEHQTLREKELEMGPKASPGYGGKFGVEQDRMDKLSAMSISQSSPSAACRLTPSGGLEASVVSSWTEWTRVKRFKSTGCLM
- the LOC122710285 gene encoding src substrate cortactin-like isoform X6 is translated as MGRYCSLVSGKAATSAAAEWSGSGLGTAPQDRNSPQCLGILHWITAFSAAFSERLKSAPGEERCGKPRPATLCPSPRTTGEPTLGRTAPDFVNDVSEKEQRWGAKAVPLSGHREHINIHKLRENVFQEHQTLREKELEMGPKASPGYGGKFGVEQDRMDKSAVGHEYQSKLSKCCLQVDSIWGFGGECGVQLDRVDQSEAI